tttcttttcttcaggaCATGAACCTCAGTTGTTCCTTGTGGCAAGACAACAGCATGTCTGTGAAACGCTTTGCATTTGCCAAATtctctgaggtcactgaacaGTGTTTCCTTTTATTTACCCTCATCCTACTCATGTTCTTAGCATCACTGACAGGCAATGCTCTCATAGCCCTTGCCATCTGGACCAATCCAGTCCTCCATACCCCTATGTACTTCTTCCTGGCCAACTTGTCTCTCTTGGAGATTGGATACACTTGCTCTGTCATACCCAAGATGCTGCAGAGCCTTGTGAGTGAGGCCCGAGGAATCTCTCGGGAGGGATGTGCTACACAGATGTTTTTCTTTACATTATTTGCTATAAGTGAGTGCTGTCTGTTGGCAGCCATGGCTTTTGATCGCTATATGGCCATATGCTCCCCACTTCATTATGCAACACGAATGAGTCGTGGAGTGTGTGGCCATTTAGCAATGGTTTCTTGGGGAGTGGGTTGCATAGTAGGCTTGGGCCAAACAAactatattttttctttggaCTTCTGTGGCCCCTGTGAAATAGACCACTTCTTCTGTGACCTCCCCCCTATTCTGGCACTAGCCTGTGGGGATACATCCCATAATGAGGCTGCAGTCTTTGTTGTGGCCATTCTTTGCATTTCCAGTCCATTTTTATTAATCATTGCTTCTTATGGCAGAATTCTAGCTGCCGTGCTGATCATGCCGTCCCCTGAAGGCCGCCGAAAAGCTCTTTCCACCTGTTCTTCCCACCTACTGGTAGTAACGCTCTTCTATGGCTCAGGATCTGTCACCTACTTGAGACCCAAGGCTAGCCATTCACCAGGGGTGGATAAACTCCTGGCCCTTTTCTATACTGTGGTGACATCCATGCTCAACCCTGTCATCTACAGCTTACGGAACAAGGAAGTCAAGACAGCTCTTCAGAGAACTCTGGGCAAGAAAAAGTTTTGACTCATGAGTAGATACCAGAGGAACATACAAATTCCTCTTTGCAAAAGATGCACACTCAAcctaaaaggaaagaagaaaggaaggagggaggaaaaaatattgtacttttcaaactATTTTGTAAGAACATTCTTTAATAACAGTGATTGTAACAATGATTGTAATTTTGGAAACAGTTCTCTTCCCATAGCTAAAGTTCTGACTGCCAAATTCTAGAAAGAAGTTGGCTATTAAAGAATTTAATAGGAGAGTCTAACACTAGACAggttttccaaaatatttcagtttaaaaGTATAGGTCTAGAGTCTAGATTGCCAGATTATATCTCAGAAGCTTGGCAAATTCTCACCCTATATTCTTAGGCATTTTCTAGCCCCTGAGGGCCCATCTGACTTCTGCTCTGGTCACTAGGGTCTGTCCCATAAGACTCCTAATTCCCTAGTAACTCTGTGACATGTATTACTTAATTGTTGGTACATTCtctagagttaaaaaaaattttaagttgtgTGTGCTATAAAAATATGTAGATATCAGAAAAAGTAAACTCTTAAAGTCAGAGGTATTTGTTGcagaatattaaaagaaaaatatgagaaatttttATGGAGAGTCCTCATGGTcaaaatgtttttagaaataaagagaaatcacATTTAAATCCAAGGATGGAAGatgaaaataattaatataaataattgtatttaatacaatatttaatataaataaataagtttttatgtaatttataaaatttacatatgtGCAAATGAATCCTAACGGAATGTACTTGGAAATCACCCAAAAACTTGCTCTTAAGAGAAATGAACATGGCTACAACACAATCTAGTAGCTCAAGGCATCTGTTAGATGCATTTCCTTGGATTTGAACATCTTGACCTCAGGGAGGTGCTATGATCTATGAGGGATGAATAACTACTCGTACAGTAGCTATAATATGACAGAAAGTGGAGAACTGTGCTGCTACTATGACTTAACTTACAGTATCAGAAGAATAAGTTCTGGGAGAATGATGTATggtatggtgactatagttaataacactgtattgtatacttgataTTTGCTAAAAGAGTACTGTAGATCTTTAGTGTTcttaccacacacatacataaatgatAACTATTTGAGGTGATGGGATATGTTTCttaacttgattgtggtaatcatttcacaaacgACACATATCAAATCatgttatatactttatatacaattttatttgtcagtttTACCTCTAAAAGCTGAGGGGGAAAAAGACTGTAAAATTTCTACAGTCAGGGTATAGTAGTGATGTTCACTAATGACAAAGATGTGTTTTACCAGATATATGCATTTTACCAAAACCTATCCAATTCATTGTTGACCAAAACATAATACATTGTGGttattatttatgtgtgtgtacaaTAATTAAGAATGGAAATAATCTGAACGTGCAAAAATAACCACTTAACAATTATGCTATAGAAATAGGCAGGAATTATATGCAGGCAATAGAGActattattttaaagtgtacTTATTAATCTAGAAAAAATTAATGATTTATTAAGCATTAAAGCAAGCTAATAGCAATCTGTATAAATTTTAATGTATGCTTATTAATCTAGAAAAATTAATGATTTATTAAGCATTAAAGCAAGTTAATAGGGGGGGCTTTTTTGCGGCTCTTCCTTCCGGTAATTCCTATTTTTCTCCCTTCTGCAAGCCTTCTCCGGTGTTTCTACAAATAAATCTGTTTTGCACCGAGAAGGAAGAGTGCTTTACAAGTTAAAATACAATGGGGACATAGTGTATTTCTTTCCACTGtgggagctggaggagggaatgatatTCAGTGGTGTTTTTCTCAGGTGAAAGCAGCAGTAGATGATGATGTAGCAGAAGCAGATATAATTTCTACAGTAGAATTTAATCATTCTGGAGAGTTACTAGCAACCAGAGATAAAGGTGGTAGAGTTGTCATCTTTCAGCAGGAGCAGGAGAACAAAATCCAGTCTCATAGCAGAGGAGAATATAATGTTTACAGCACCTTTCAGAGCCATGAACCAGAGTTTGACTACTTGAAAAgtttagaaatagaagaaaagatcaacaaaattaggTGGTTGCCCCAGAAAAATGCTGCTCAGTTTTTATTGTCTAccaacaataaaacaataaagtTATGGAAAATCAGTGAAAGGGACAAAAGACCGGAAGTGTATAACTTGAAAGAGGAAGATGGAAGGTATAGAGATCCTACTACAGTCACTACACTACGTGTGCCAGTCTTTCGGCCCATGGATCTAATGGTTGAGGCCAGTCCACGAAGAATATTTGCCAATGCTCATACATATCACATCAACTCAATTTCTATTAATAGTGATTATGAAACGTATTTATCTGCAGATGATTTGCGGATTAATCTTTGGCATCTGGAAATAACAGACAGGAGTTTTAATATTGTGGATATCAAGCCTGCCAATATGGAAGAGCTGACAGAGGTGATTACAGCTGCAGAATTCCATCCAAACAGCTGTAACACATTTGTATACAGCAGCAGTAAAGGAACAATTTGGTTATGTGACATGAGGGCATCCGCCCTCTGTGATAGGCATTCAAAACTGTTTGAAGAACC
This genomic stretch from Dama dama isolate Ldn47 chromosome 7, ASM3311817v1, whole genome shotgun sequence harbors:
- the LOC133059295 gene encoding serine/threonine-protein phosphatase 2A 55 kDa regulatory subunit B alpha isoform-like, with the protein product FAPRRKSALQVKIQWGHSVFLSTVGAGGGNDIQWCFSQVKAAVDDDVAEADIISTVEFNHSGELLATRDKGGRVVIFQQEQENKIQSHSRGEYNVYSTFQSHEPEFDYLKSLEIEEKINKIRWLPQKNAAQFLLSTNNKTIKLWKISERDKRPEVYNLKEEDGRYRDPTTVTTLRVPVFRPMDLMVEASPRRIFANAHTYHINSISINSDYETYLSADDLRINLWHLEITDRSFNIVDIKPANMEELTEVITAAEFHPNSCNTFVYSSSKGTIWLCDMRASALCDRHSKLFEEPEDPSNRSFFSEIISSISDVKFSHSGRYMMTRDYLSVKIWDLNMENRPVETYQVHEYLRSKLCSLYENDCIFDKFECCWNGSDSVVMTGSYNNFFRMFDRNTKQDITLEASRENNKPRTVLKPCKVCASGKRKKDEINVDSLDFNKKILHTAWHPKENIIAVATTNNLYIFQDKMN
- the LOC133059132 gene encoding olfactory receptor 10C1-like — encoded protein: MNLSCSLWQDNSMSVKRFAFAKFSEVTEQCFLLFTLILLMFLASLTGNALIALAIWTNPVLHTPMYFFLANLSLLEIGYTCSVIPKMLQSLVSEARGISREGCATQMFFFTLFAISECCLLAAMAFDRYMAICSPLHYATRMSRGVCGHLAMVSWGVGCIVGLGQTNYIFSLDFCGPCEIDHFFCDLPPILALACGDTSHNEAAVFVVAILCISSPFLLIIASYGRILAAVLIMPSPEGRRKALSTCSSHLLVVTLFYGSGSVTYLRPKASHSPGVDKLLALFYTVVTSMLNPVIYSLRNKEVKTALQRTLGKKKF